In Bradysia coprophila strain Holo2 unplaced genomic scaffold, BU_Bcop_v1 contig_350, whole genome shotgun sequence, a genomic segment contains:
- the LOC119080455 gene encoding zinc finger protein 426, with product MFPFVPTNHHIRPSSTNNHNVGNNVERNFWTIWTGSECTENKSKKIYQKVNNKPQRTVLDSVKISDSATGGCYASECIPKDTKTKSIGALDSYSMGDRFRKFYLSIRGGYLQTIDKTPEHTWIKHLKLSTDTHSNNVILELFNNELCVRTIRNVNVNEEVMLWFSEEILAAMHIPFLTPANIRGKNTYTCHVCEKTFENPNPLKIHIATNCERISEHSLWLRLDTFRHRNAKQPYESSTSPCTLMHYHQTFHQRLSAFQPVRANLQYNSIDTLPTCSSSSTSSSMFNVLPSVLNVESEQAITAAAHLETIVSNMGTSKQGHLCIYCGKLYSRKYGLKIHIRTHTGFKPLKCKFCYRPFGDPSNLNKHVRLHVQGNTVYKCTDCGKVLVRRRDLQRHIQARHRKCSDDNDGKTEDTAFQATIYGGDTTGTSSSSSDDEQSINDEMIEVE from the exons atgtttccattCGTACCGACAAATCATCATATTAGACCATCGTCAACAAATAACCACAATGTTGGGAATAATGTTGAACGCAATTTTTGGACGATATGGACCGGCAGTGAGTGTACGGAAaataaatcgaagaaaatttaccaaaaagtCAACAATAAACCTCAACGGACAGTATTAGATTCAGTGAAAATAAGTGACAGTGCCACAGGAGGATGTTATGCATCCGAATGTATACCAAAAGATACAAAAACAAAGTCAATCGGTGCATTAGATTCATATTCAATGGGTGATagattcagaaaattttatttatcaataCGAGGCGGTTACTTACAAACCATTGACAAAACACCGGAACACACATGGATCAAGCATTTGAAACTTTCAACGGACACACACAGCAATAATGTGATATTAGAGTTATTTAACAATGAACTGTGCGTACGAACAATACGAAACGTAAATGTGAATGAAGAAGTTATGCTTTGGTTTTCCGAAGAAATTTTGGCGGCAATGCATATACCGTTTTTAACGCCTGCAAATATACGAG GCAAAAACACCTACACCTGCCATGTATGCGAGAAAACGTTCGAAAATCCTAATCCATTAAAGATTCACATTGCCACAAACTGTGAACGAATATCCGAACATTCATTGTGGCTACGTTTGGATACGTTTCGTCACCGAAATGCTAAACAACCTTATGAAAGCAGCACGTCACCATGTACCCTAATGCATTACCATCAAACGTTTCATCAGCGATTGTCAGCTTTTCAACCGGTTCGAGCGAATCTTCAATACAATTCGATAGACACTTTGCCGACATGTAGTAGCAGTAGCACATCGTCTTCAATGTTCAACGTTTTGCCATCGGTTTTGAATGTTGAGAGTGAACAGGCGATCACAGCGGCTGCACATTTGGAGACAATTGTCAGCAACATGGGCACATCGAAACAGGGACACTTGTGCATTTACTGCGGCAAATtgtattcgcgaaaatatggACTCAAGATACACATTCGAACTCATACCGGCTTCAAGCCgttgaaatgtaaattttgttacCGACCTTTTGGTGATCCCAGCAATTTAAACAAGCACGTACGGTTACACGTCCAGGGAAACACAGTGTACAAATGTACCGACTGTGGTAAGGTGCTGGTGAGACGTAGAGATCTGCAGAGACACATTCAGGCCAGACACAGAAAATGTAGTGACGACAATGACGGAAAGACGGAGGATACTGCGTTTCAAGCAACTATTTACGGTGGTGACACAACTGGTACGTCGTCGTCAAGTTCGGATGACGAGCAGTCAATAAATGATGAAATGATTGAAGTGGAGTAG
- the LOC119080451 gene encoding decaprenyl-diphosphate synthase subunit 2-like isoform X2, translating into MRGVVQRCSLRNLYNNYRQTCVTGFDRRRSLTTKPHHWEKLVTKPEQKHDWNRAVSEAEKIVGYPTPFLTVRQLLSDDFANVALHLRKLVGSNDPLLKTAKQFLYNGKNNMLAWGLIVLLVSKAAGPSAHIPDTEQNKSAGVLHSQRALAEVTEMIRISHLVHQGLVNLQPLTRAGHDMSMHSDMTFGNKIVLLSGDYLLGKSCAELAGLRNQELVELILSAVRDLAESEFIGDRDEQNNPLPSKPIPHQESPPEDVEDDNWVSSDVLKPMHKATCMGIPEKEWALRHILSAGSLLGKSCQGALKLAGHPEAMQRSGYLFGKHLSLAWQACLDLEPFQSNTLPLNATFSLVSAPVLFHLDYDPSLYSEIQKGYVSIENVDYEKIHSEVVKGPGLEKTKNLQRKHSSAAMKKLILSQPSDARTALQNIIFAMQDF; encoded by the exons ATGCGGGGTGTTGTGCAACGATGTTCATTACGAAATCTTTACAACAATTATCGACAAACTTGTGTAACAGGATTCGATCGGAGACGTTCACTAACAACGAAACCACACCATTGGGAAAAATTGGTGACGAAACCTGAGCAAAAACACGACTGGAACCGTGCGGTCAGCGAAGCTGAAAAGATTGTGGGCTATCCGACGCCTTTCCTAACTGTACGACAGTTACTTAGCGATGATTTTGCGAACGTTGCCTTACATTTGCGAAAATTGGTCGGAAGTAATGACCCACTGTTGAAGACTGCTAA ACAATTTCTCTATAATGGAAAAAACAATATGCTGGCATGGGGTCTGATCGTATTGTTGGTATCAAAGGCGGCCGGACCTTCTGCCCACATACCGGACACGGAGCAAAACAAAAGTGCTGGCGTTTTACACTCACAGCGTGCATTGGCCGAGGTCACCGAGATGATTCGCATATCGCATTTGGTCCATCAAGGATTGGTGAACTTACAACCATTGACACGGGCTGGCCATGATATGTCCATGCACAGTGACATGACGTtcggaaataaaattgttctaTTGAGCGGCGACTATTTGCTGGGCAAGTCTTGTGCTGAATTAGCTGGTTTGAG AAATCAAGAATTAGTTGAATTAATATTGTCCGCCGTGCGTGACCTAGCTGAATCTGAATTTATCGGCGATCGTGACGAACAAAACAATCCGTTACCATCGAAGCCAATACCACACCAAGAGTCACCGCCGGAAGACGTTGAAGATGACAATTGGGTGTCGTCTGATGTGCTGAAACCAATGCACAAGGCCACTTGCATGGGCATACCCGAAAAGGAATGGGCATTGCGTCACATTTTAAGTGCTGGCAGTCTTCTCGGCAAAAGTTGTCAGGGTGCACTGAAACTGGCTGGCCACCCCGAAGCAATGCAGCGGAGTGGATATCTATTCGGAAAGCACTTGTCGTTGGCATGGCAAGCGTGTCTGGATTTGGAACCGTTCCAAAGTAATACACTGCCATTGAATGCTACATTTAGCTTGGTATCGGCTCCCGTTCTATTCCACTTGGACTATGATCCGTCATTGTACTCGGAAATACAGAAAGGTTACGTTTCCATCGAAAACGTCGACTACGAGAAAATTCACAGCGAAGTGGTCAAAGGTCCGGGAttagaaaaaacgaaaaatcttcAACGAAAACACAGTTCGGCCGCAATGAAAAAGCTAATTCTATCTCAACCCTCCGATGCCCGTACTGCCTTACAAAACATCATCTTTGCCATGCAGGACTTTTGA
- the LOC119080451 gene encoding decaprenyl-diphosphate synthase subunit 2-like isoform X1, which produces MRGVVQRCSLRNLYNNYRQTCVTGFDRRRSLTTKPHHWEKLVTKPEQKHDWNRAVSEAEKIVGYPTPFLTVRQLLSDDFANVALHLRKLVGSNDPLLKTAKKAATEIVSISDNQRQFLYNGKNNMLAWGLIVLLVSKAAGPSAHIPDTEQNKSAGVLHSQRALAEVTEMIRISHLVHQGLVNLQPLTRAGHDMSMHSDMTFGNKIVLLSGDYLLGKSCAELAGLRNQELVELILSAVRDLAESEFIGDRDEQNNPLPSKPIPHQESPPEDVEDDNWVSSDVLKPMHKATCMGIPEKEWALRHILSAGSLLGKSCQGALKLAGHPEAMQRSGYLFGKHLSLAWQACLDLEPFQSNTLPLNATFSLVSAPVLFHLDYDPSLYSEIQKGYVSIENVDYEKIHSEVVKGPGLEKTKNLQRKHSSAAMKKLILSQPSDARTALQNIIFAMQDF; this is translated from the exons ATGCGGGGTGTTGTGCAACGATGTTCATTACGAAATCTTTACAACAATTATCGACAAACTTGTGTAACAGGATTCGATCGGAGACGTTCACTAACAACGAAACCACACCATTGGGAAAAATTGGTGACGAAACCTGAGCAAAAACACGACTGGAACCGTGCGGTCAGCGAAGCTGAAAAGATTGTGGGCTATCCGACGCCTTTCCTAACTGTACGACAGTTACTTAGCGATGATTTTGCGAACGTTGCCTTACATTTGCGAAAATTGGTCGGAAGTAATGACCCACTGTTGAAGACTGCTAA AAAAGCAGCCACAGAGATTGTGTCGATAAGCGATAACCAGAG ACAATTTCTCTATAATGGAAAAAACAATATGCTGGCATGGGGTCTGATCGTATTGTTGGTATCAAAGGCGGCCGGACCTTCTGCCCACATACCGGACACGGAGCAAAACAAAAGTGCTGGCGTTTTACACTCACAGCGTGCATTGGCCGAGGTCACCGAGATGATTCGCATATCGCATTTGGTCCATCAAGGATTGGTGAACTTACAACCATTGACACGGGCTGGCCATGATATGTCCATGCACAGTGACATGACGTtcggaaataaaattgttctaTTGAGCGGCGACTATTTGCTGGGCAAGTCTTGTGCTGAATTAGCTGGTTTGAG AAATCAAGAATTAGTTGAATTAATATTGTCCGCCGTGCGTGACCTAGCTGAATCTGAATTTATCGGCGATCGTGACGAACAAAACAATCCGTTACCATCGAAGCCAATACCACACCAAGAGTCACCGCCGGAAGACGTTGAAGATGACAATTGGGTGTCGTCTGATGTGCTGAAACCAATGCACAAGGCCACTTGCATGGGCATACCCGAAAAGGAATGGGCATTGCGTCACATTTTAAGTGCTGGCAGTCTTCTCGGCAAAAGTTGTCAGGGTGCACTGAAACTGGCTGGCCACCCCGAAGCAATGCAGCGGAGTGGATATCTATTCGGAAAGCACTTGTCGTTGGCATGGCAAGCGTGTCTGGATTTGGAACCGTTCCAAAGTAATACACTGCCATTGAATGCTACATTTAGCTTGGTATCGGCTCCCGTTCTATTCCACTTGGACTATGATCCGTCATTGTACTCGGAAATACAGAAAGGTTACGTTTCCATCGAAAACGTCGACTACGAGAAAATTCACAGCGAAGTGGTCAAAGGTCCGGGAttagaaaaaacgaaaaatcttcAACGAAAACACAGTTCGGCCGCAATGAAAAAGCTAATTCTATCTCAACCCTCCGATGCCCGTACTGCCTTACAAAACATCATCTTTGCCATGCAGGACTTTTGA
- the LOC119080452 gene encoding decaprenyl-diphosphate synthase subunit 2-like isoform X1, with product MSFSRFCCLTQRSIIRDVVQRCSGNHYNNHRLACLTGFDRRRSLTTSPHHWEKLATKPVQKHDWNRAVSEAEKIVGYPTSFLSLRWLLSDEIANVALHLRKLVGSNHPLLKTAKKAATEIVSISDNQRHLLYNGKNNMQAWGLIVLLVSKAAGHAAHIPDMEQDKSAGVLHSQRALAEVTEMIRISHLVHQGLVNLQPLTQAGHDLSMHSDMTFGNKIALLSGDYLLGNSCAELAGLRNQELVELISSAVRDLAESEFIGDRDEQNNPLPSKPMPHRESSSEDIEDDNWVSSDVLKPMHKDHCMGIPEKEWALRHILSAGSLLGKSCQGALKLAGHPEAIQRSGYLFGKHLSLAWQACLDLEPFQSNALPLNATFSLVSAPVLFHLDYDPSLYSEIQKGYVSIENIDYEKIHSEVIKGPGSEKTKNLQRKHSSAAMNVLNLFPPSDARTALQNIIFAMQDL from the exons ATGTCGTTTAGCCGATTTTGTTGCCTAACCCAACGGTCGATCATACGGGATGTTGTGCAACGATGTTCAGGAAATCATTACAACAACCATCGACTAGCTTGTCTAACAGGATTCGATCGGAGACGATCACTAACGACGAGTCCACATCATTGGGAAAAATTGGCGACGAAACCTGTGCAAAAACACGACTGGAACCGTGCGGTCAGCGAAGCTGAAAAGATTGTGGGCTATCCGACGTCTTTCCTAAGTTTACGATGGTTACTTAGCGATGAAATTGCGAACGTTGCCTTACATTTGCGAAAATTGGTCGGAAGTAATCATCCACTGTTGAAGACTGCTAA AAAAGCAGCCACAGAGATTGTGTCGATAAGCGATAATCAGAG ACATCTGCTCTATAATGGAAAAAACAATATGCAAGCATGGGGTCTTATCGTCTTGTTGGTATCGAAGGCGGCCGGACATGCTGCCCATATACCGGATATGGAGCAAGACAAAAGTGCTGGCGTTTTACACTCACAGCGTGCATTGGCCGAGGTCACCGAGATGATCCGTATATCGCATTTGGTCCATCAAGGATTGGTGAACTTACAGCCATTGACACAGGCTGGCCATGATCTGTCCATGCACAGTGACATGACGTTCGGAAATAAAATTGCTCTGTTGAGCGGTGACTACTTGCTGGGCAACTCTTGTGCTGAATTAGCTGGTTTGAG AAATCAAGAATTAGTTGAATTAATATCGTCCGCCGTGCGTGACCTAGCTGAATCTGAATTTATCGGCGATCGCGATGAACAGAACAATCCGTTACCATCGAAACCAATGCCACACCGTGAGTCATCGTCGGAAGACATTGAAGATGACAATTGGGTGTCGTCTGATGTGCTGAAACCAATGCACAAAGACCATTGTATGGGCATACCCGAAAAGGAATGGGCATTGCGTCACATTTTAAGTGCTGGCAGTCTACTCGGTAAAAGTTGCCAGGGTGCACTGAAACTGGCTGGCCACCCCGAAGCAATACAGCGCAGTGGATATCTATTCGGAAAGCACTTGTCGTTGGCATGGCAAGCGTGCCTGGATTTGGAACCGTTCCAAAGTAATGCACTGCCATTGAATGCTACATTTAGCTTGGTATCGGCTCCAGTTCTATTCCACTTGGACTACGATCCGTCATTGTACTCGGAAATACAGAAGGGTTACGTTTCCATCGAAAACATCGACTACGAGAAAATTCACAGCGAAGTGATCAAAGGTCCGGGATCagagaaaacgaaaaatcttcAACGAAAACACAGTTCGGCCGCAATGAATGTGCTAAATCTATTTCCACCATCCGATGCCCGTACTGCCTTACAAAACATCATCTTTGCCATGCAAGACCTTTGA
- the LOC119080452 gene encoding decaprenyl-diphosphate synthase subunit 2-like isoform X2, protein MSFSRFCCLTQRSIIRDVVQRCSGNHYNNHRLACLTGFDRRRSLTTSPHHWEKLATKPVQKHDWNRAVSEAEKIVGYPTSFLSLRWLLSDEIANVALHLRKLVGSNHPLLKTAKHLLYNGKNNMQAWGLIVLLVSKAAGHAAHIPDMEQDKSAGVLHSQRALAEVTEMIRISHLVHQGLVNLQPLTQAGHDLSMHSDMTFGNKIALLSGDYLLGNSCAELAGLRNQELVELISSAVRDLAESEFIGDRDEQNNPLPSKPMPHRESSSEDIEDDNWVSSDVLKPMHKDHCMGIPEKEWALRHILSAGSLLGKSCQGALKLAGHPEAIQRSGYLFGKHLSLAWQACLDLEPFQSNALPLNATFSLVSAPVLFHLDYDPSLYSEIQKGYVSIENIDYEKIHSEVIKGPGSEKTKNLQRKHSSAAMNVLNLFPPSDARTALQNIIFAMQDL, encoded by the exons ATGTCGTTTAGCCGATTTTGTTGCCTAACCCAACGGTCGATCATACGGGATGTTGTGCAACGATGTTCAGGAAATCATTACAACAACCATCGACTAGCTTGTCTAACAGGATTCGATCGGAGACGATCACTAACGACGAGTCCACATCATTGGGAAAAATTGGCGACGAAACCTGTGCAAAAACACGACTGGAACCGTGCGGTCAGCGAAGCTGAAAAGATTGTGGGCTATCCGACGTCTTTCCTAAGTTTACGATGGTTACTTAGCGATGAAATTGCGAACGTTGCCTTACATTTGCGAAAATTGGTCGGAAGTAATCATCCACTGTTGAAGACTGCTAA ACATCTGCTCTATAATGGAAAAAACAATATGCAAGCATGGGGTCTTATCGTCTTGTTGGTATCGAAGGCGGCCGGACATGCTGCCCATATACCGGATATGGAGCAAGACAAAAGTGCTGGCGTTTTACACTCACAGCGTGCATTGGCCGAGGTCACCGAGATGATCCGTATATCGCATTTGGTCCATCAAGGATTGGTGAACTTACAGCCATTGACACAGGCTGGCCATGATCTGTCCATGCACAGTGACATGACGTTCGGAAATAAAATTGCTCTGTTGAGCGGTGACTACTTGCTGGGCAACTCTTGTGCTGAATTAGCTGGTTTGAG AAATCAAGAATTAGTTGAATTAATATCGTCCGCCGTGCGTGACCTAGCTGAATCTGAATTTATCGGCGATCGCGATGAACAGAACAATCCGTTACCATCGAAACCAATGCCACACCGTGAGTCATCGTCGGAAGACATTGAAGATGACAATTGGGTGTCGTCTGATGTGCTGAAACCAATGCACAAAGACCATTGTATGGGCATACCCGAAAAGGAATGGGCATTGCGTCACATTTTAAGTGCTGGCAGTCTACTCGGTAAAAGTTGCCAGGGTGCACTGAAACTGGCTGGCCACCCCGAAGCAATACAGCGCAGTGGATATCTATTCGGAAAGCACTTGTCGTTGGCATGGCAAGCGTGCCTGGATTTGGAACCGTTCCAAAGTAATGCACTGCCATTGAATGCTACATTTAGCTTGGTATCGGCTCCAGTTCTATTCCACTTGGACTACGATCCGTCATTGTACTCGGAAATACAGAAGGGTTACGTTTCCATCGAAAACATCGACTACGAGAAAATTCACAGCGAAGTGATCAAAGGTCCGGGATCagagaaaacgaaaaatcttcAACGAAAACACAGTTCGGCCGCAATGAATGTGCTAAATCTATTTCCACCATCCGATGCCCGTACTGCCTTACAAAACATCATCTTTGCCATGCAAGACCTTTGA
- the LOC119080460 gene encoding probable medium-chain specific acyl-CoA dehydrogenase, mitochondrial, with translation MYKIIQTIVPVSRSTFGSLCSRSSSTGGFSIKLNDEQREMQDLAKKFTRDEIIPKAAYYDKTGEFPYDVVKKAHSVGLMNLSLPQEYGGTGLNCLDSCLVVEELAFGCSGIQVAITSSGLAQSPVILAGNDQQKKKYLGRLAEEPMFAAFAVTEPGAGSDVNGIKTRAEKKGDEWIINGQKMWITNGGIANWYFVLARTNPDPKAPASKAFTGFIVEANTPGVTPGRKEMNMGQRCSDTRGITFEDVRVPKENVLIGEGAGFKVAMQTFDKTRSPVAAGAVGIATRALHEATNYALQRKTFGIPIAQHQAVSSLLADMAISVETGRLIWMKAAFEEDNDSQNRAYYASIAKCYAADMANRVASDAVQVFGGAGFNSEYPVEKLMRDAKIYQIYEGTSQIQRLIVAKSLIAEAKRRI, from the exons ATGTACAAG ATAATTCAAACTATAGTTCCAGTCAGCAGGTCGACATTCGGATCATTATGCAGCCGTTCATCATCTACCGGGGGATTTAGTATTAAATTGAATGATG AGCAACGTGAAATGCAAGATTTGGCTAAAAAATTTACGAGAGATGAAATCATTCCGAAGGCCGCATATTACGATAAAACTGGTGAATTTCCGTACGACGTTGTTAAGAAGGCACATTCAGTGGGCTTAATGAATTTATCTTTACCGCAGGAGTACG GTGGCACAGGACTTAATTGTTTAGACTCGTGTTTAGTCGTTGAAGAATTGGCTTTCGGATGTTCAGGTATTCAAGTTGCAATAACATCCAGTGGATTGGCCCAATCTCCTGTTATATTGGCTGGTAACGATCaacagaaaaagaaatatttaggCAGACTTGCAGAGGAGCCTATGTTTGCT GCGTTTGCTGTTACCGAACCTGGAGCAGGGTCAGACGTAAATGGCATAAAGACAAGAGCCGAAAAGAAAGGAGACGAGTGGATAATCAACGGTCAAAAAATGTGGATCACAAACGGAGGCATTGCTAATTGGTACTTCGTACTGGCACGAACCAATCCCGATCCGAAAGCTCCAGCCAGTAAAGCATTTACTGGTTTTATTGTCGAAGCCAATACTCCCGGTGTGACTCCTGGTCGAAAAGAAATGAATATGGGTCAACGTTGCAGCGATACACGTGGAATTACATTTGAAGATGTACGAGTaccaaaagaaaatgttctaATTGGCGAAGGGGCAGGATTCAAAGTTGCTATGCAGACTTTTGATAAGACTCGTTCGCCGGTAGCTGCTGGAGCTGTGGGCATTGCTACTCGAGCTCTGCATGAAGCCACAAACTATGCATTGCAAAGAAAAACATTCGGCATTCCCATCGCTCAACATCAAGCTGTTTCCTCACTACTCGCTGACATGGCTATTAGTGTGGAAACTGGACGCTTAATCTGGATGAAAGCTGCATTTGAAGAAGATAACGACAGTCAGAATAGGGCTTACTATGCGTCTATTGCGAAGTGCTATGCAGCTGATATGGCCAATCGAGTCGCATCTGATGCTGTACAGGTGTTTGGTGGTGCAGGTTTCAACTCGGAATACCCC GTGGAAAAGCTAATGCGAGATGCTAAGATCTATCAAATTTATGAAGGAACCAGCCAGATTCAAAGGCTTATCGTTGCAAAATCGTTGATTGCAGAAGCAAAGAGAAGAATTTAA
- the LOC119080415 gene encoding disheveled-associated activator of morphogenesis 1-like translates to MITAGVLTCFAYVFSTCLILTERYYRLQSVTTRGHGPVLLVFWTLAFIAENLSIIYLQLADIEIIFFVLRYASILLIFILGLKAPGIVRDNDDQDRLLDGEIESSVSDPNIDFESNTQSESPEKCEIRTTIIVPYRLSTFIKTDEIIVLSEGVIVERGRHDDLLILNGVYANVWLNQLQNLYSEQNIDDYLTIRNEETEEKLPVAPKSPLIPPALDLSLIAPTLPPPPISPSPSLLSPSTSSVLPPPVLPPPVPPPQPVTKKNNVPKPGNALKSFNWSKLSDMKIKGTIWSEYTNSKLYANVHLLKSIDTIFSAYQKNGIDNDGNTEVLEKNRHKNISVIDGRRAQNCTIFLRRLKLNDKVISQAILSMDSNDQLAADVVEQLLKFTPSAEEKLLLEEHSKNIDSLVTADRFLYEISQIPDYEQRLQSLLYKKQFSENVNCLFSRIASVTEASRQVKRSKKLKKLLEIVLDLGNYMNYGPRGNASGFHLTSLSRLIDTKSSSVRSPTLLHFLVQLIEKEFEEIMVIAVEISGVRLASRISLVELDHDMKMLRTNSAKFSIFTTKEFYEQSMLTFAELENQVKEMKMMFDQAARRFGENGSLMQPDEFFGMFNDFLTAFEEARQFNDNSKKIQEDGEKRAQKETALKKSRSSMSEKSLPTADTKNASTVEETTKSTFQKTRLRETRERQNKQRHSLNSESRERSSATDALPDLM, encoded by the exons ATG ATAACCGCAGGTGTTTTAACATGTTTCGCTTATGTATTTTCTACATGCTTAATCTTAACTGAACGATATTACCGCTTACAATCAGTCACTACTAGAGGTCATGGCCCAGTTTTGTTAGTATTTTGGACGCTAGCGTTTATCGCGGAAAATTTATCCATTATCTACTTGCAACTGGCCGAcatcgaaattatattttttgttctcCGATATGCATCTATACTGTTGATATTTATACTTGGGCTTAAAGCTCCTGGTATTGTAAGAGATAATGATGACCAAGATCGTTTACTTGATGGTGAAATTGAAAGCAGTGTTAGTGACCCAAACATAGATTTCGAATCAAATACACAATCAGAATCGCCTGAAAAATGCGAAATTCGAACTACAATCATTGTTCCATATCGGCTATCCACATTCattaaaacagacgaaataatTGTTCTTAGTGAAGGTGTCATCGTCGAGAGAGGTCGACACGATGATTTGTTGATACTGAATG GAGTTTATGCAAACGTCTGGTTGAACCAATTGCAAAACTTATACTCAGAGCAAAATATAGACGATTATTTGACAATTAGAAATGAGGAAACTGAAGAGAAACTTCCTGTAGCACCAAAGTCTCCGTTAATTCCACCAGCGCTAGATCTGTCACTAATAGCACCAACTTTGCCTCCTCCACCAATTTCACCATCGCCATCGTTACTTTCTCCATCAACCTCTTCAGTGTTACCGCCACCAGTACTACCTCCACCAGTGCCACCTCCACAACCAGttacaaaaaagaataatGTTCCAAAACCGGGTAATGCTTTGAAAAGTTTCAATTGGTCAAAGCTTTCAGATATGAAGATCAAGGGAACTATTTGGAGCGAATACaccaattcaaaattatatgCAAACGTACATCTACTGAAGTCAATCGACACAATATTTTCTGCTTATCAGAAAAATGGTATCGAC AATGATGGAAATACGGAGGTATTGGAAAAGAATcgacacaaaaatatttcagtaaTTGATGGACGTCGAGCTCAAAATTGTACAATTTTCCTAAGACGACTGAAGCTGAACGATAAAGTAATTTCTCA GGCCATCCTTTCAATGGATTCAAACGACCAACTTGCTGCAGACGTGGTAGAGCAGCTACTCAAATTCACACCATCAGCTGAAGAGAAACTTCTTTTAGAAGAGCACTCCAAAAATATTGATTCATTGGTCACAGCCGATAGATTTCTGTACGAAATCTCGCA gATTCCTGACTATGAGCAACGATTGCAGAGTCTATTGTACAAAAAGCAGTTTTCAGAAAACGTGAATTGCCTTTTCTCCCGAATAGCCAGTGTGACAGAAGCATCTCGACAAGTAAAACGTTCAAAGAAACTTAAAAAGTTATTGGAAATAGTTTTGGATTTAG GAAACTACATGAACTATGGTCCACGAGGTAACGCTTCCGGATTCCATTTAACATCGTTGAGCCGCTTAATCGATACAAAGTCCAGTTCAGTGAGGAGCCCGACTCTTCTTCACTTTCTAGTTCAATTAATCGAAAAGGAATTCGAGGAAATAATGGTTATCGCAGTAGAAATTTCAGGGGTCCGACTAGCAAGCAGGATTTCGCTTGTTGAATTAGATCACGATATGAAAATGTTAAGAACTAATTCGGCTAAGTTTTCCATCTTTACGACGAAAgaattttatgaacaatcGATGTTAACATTTGCGGAATTAGAAAATCAAGTgaaggaaatgaaaatgat GTTCGATCAAGCCGCTCGAAGATTTGGTGAGAACGGATCGCTTATGCAACCGGATGAATTCTTTGGAATGTTTAATGATTTCTTGACTGCATTTGAAGAAGCTAGACAGTTCAACGATAActcaaagaaaattcaagaagaTGGAGAAAAACGGGCCCAAAAGGAAACAGCA CTCAAGAAGAGTAGATCGTCTATGAGTGAAAAAAGCCTTCCAACAGCGGACACTAAAAATGCCAGTACAGTTGAAGAAACGACGAAATCAACGTTTCAAAAGACTAGACTGCGTGAAACAAGAGAAAGACAAAACAAACAACGACATAGTTTGAACAGTGAAAGTAGAGAGCGATCAAGTGCTACCGATGCCTTACCAGATCTCATGTAG